From the genome of Malus sylvestris chromosome 6, drMalSylv7.2, whole genome shotgun sequence, one region includes:
- the LOC126627455 gene encoding salutaridine reductase-like — protein MAEISFGSKRIAVVTGGNKGIGFEISRQLAANGVGVVLTARDVRRGTEAVEKLKASYGLSDVVFHQLDVTDPSSIASLAEFLKTQLGKLDILVNNAAVIGSVFLTDDKEKLAIGPDDLIGPKAGNKNQVLKQTYETAGDCLKTNYYGIKQLTEALIPLLQQSDSARIVNVSSQLGQLRVIPNEKAKKELVDGDSLTEEKVDNLVEGFLEDVKQNLVEAKSWPTNFSAYTVSKAALNAYTRVLAKKYSNKIAINAVCPGFTDTDINNHTGVFTTEEAAKGPVKLALLPDNGVSGLFFEQTELSTFE, from the exons ATGGCAGAAATCAGTTTCGGGTCTAAGAG GATTGCGGTTGTTACTGGAGGCAACAAAGGGATTGGATTTGAGATTAGCAGGCAATTAGCAGCTAATGGAGTTGGGGTGGTGTTAACTGCAAGAGATGTGAGGAGGGGAACAGAAGCCGTTGAGAAATTGAAGGCTTCTTATGGCCTCTCTGATGTGGTATTTCATCAGCTTGATGTAACTGACCCATCTAGCATTGCCTCTCTGGCTGAATTTCTCAAAACTCAACTTGGAAAACTTGACATTTTG GTAAATAATGCAGCAGTTATCGGATCCGTATTCCTCACAGATGACAAAGAGAAGTTAGCAATTGGGCCTGATGAT CTTATAGGTCCCAAAGCAGGAAATAAGAATCAAGTCCTAAAACAAACCTATGAGACAGCAGGGGATTGCTTAAAAACAAACTACTATGGAATTAAGCAACTCACGGAAGCACTCATTCCACTCCTTCAACAATCCGACTCGGCAAGGATCGTCAATGTCTCCTCCCAATTGGGACAACTAAGG gttATTCCAAACGAGAAAGCGAAGAAGGAGCTAGTAGATGGTGATAGCCTCACAGAAGAGAAAGTGGACAACCTTGTTGAGGGATTTTTGGAGGATGTGAAGCAGAATTTGGTTGAAGCCAAAAGCTGGCCAACCAATTTCTCTGCCTACACTGTATCCAAAGCCGCTCTGAATGCTTATACAAGAGTTTTGGCTAAGAAgtattccaacaaaattgctaTCAACGCCGTGTGTCCGGGTTTTACTGACACGGACATAAACAATCACACTGGAGTCTTCACAACTGAAGAAGCTGCAAAAGGTCCTGTGAAGCTGGCTTTGCTGCCTGATAATGGAGTTTCTGGCCTTTTCTTCGAACAGACTGAATTGTCAACCTTcgaatga